GACCTAGTTTCTTGGACGCTGGTACGTCATCCAGAAATTTTCCACTGCCTCGTCTTGCTGGACATACGATTTTATTCGCAATAAAACCGACGACTCGCTGAAAATTGTACAGTCACGCGATCATGTCGCTCTGGATACCATTGGTCTAGACAACAACTATCGTTACACCGGAGCACTAGTACGTTTGAcgttttgaaacattttaagccatttacttattttaatttttcttttttcactggTAGGATGTACCCGATTTGAACCGACCAGGCTTTATGCGTGTGCGTTTTCCTATGAGTAAGGATTCTCTCTTATAAATTACTGTTGAATTGCAAAGAGGAAATGTCAATTTTGGAACGTTACTCTTAATCAAGGTTTGGCAGGCAAGGCTGACTACGTCGTTTTCGCAACGGATTACGAAAACTACGGAGCTGTTTACAGCTGTCAAAGCATTTTGTTTGGCCATCGTCGTTCTGCTTCCATCCTCTCCCGTCGCCCGACCTTGGACCAACCGTTCATCAATAAGGTTAGTTACATTCCAGACAAACTCTTGCGCAAAAGATGCGTGTCGTGCATACCATTTAGTAGTTCCGGTTTAATCAACTTGTTGCACGACAGATTCGCTCAAAACTGGAAACCTTTGGAGTTGATCCTCACGACTTCTCCATTATCGATCATACCGATTGCAAGACTCTCCCCTCTACAAGTCTGCTGAACGTCGAAGTCAATCCAAATACTTTCAGTACCGGAAATGTCATCAATGTCGCCAAGGATGTCGGAAAAACCGTTGGTTAGTTGCGATTactaaagtaaaatttaagaGCGGTGTGAAGTGATTAATTTCATCATGCTTgggaatgttttatttatttttttgctataaatatttttacttaaaaaaaaactttaataaagaaattgatgCTTCTTCTAACTAACTCATAAAAACAAACTAGCCCGTGTTGATGGGCTAATAATTAACTGGATTGGTAATGgcatttgtatttatttcaaaatttagaaaaagtgTGGATAACTTCAGAAAAACTGTGGGCACTTTTGTCGATGTTCACTATTTAACTTGCCCCAACGTACGGGGTAAGTTCACTGCGGGTGTGAGGCAAATTGACATCGGTGGCGGGCAAAATCAATAtgcatgcaaaaaaaaagagtttgatcGATTCTAGAAACACTTGTTCACTGGCACATAATATGCATGGTAAACAAGTAAATATAGGTTTAATTCGCTGAAACTTTAAAGAATGATCTACATTCAATGGGaaatgaataataagaaaatttgtGTTAGATAAAGTtaacttatttaaaatttcgacgttttttttttaatttctttctgGGAGGATTTCCAAGTTAAATTGTTCTATActaaaatcttaaaataatttcGCAATTATACACGCACAGTTATAAATTTGTGTCAAGTTTAGCCTTCTAACCGAAAACAATTGttatctatttttgttttatagttAACGGTG
This DNA window, taken from Daphnia pulex isolate KAP4 chromosome 2, ASM2113471v1, encodes the following:
- the LOC124188923 gene encoding apolipoprotein D-like isoform X2, with the translated sequence MAGKISIVAALMVCIAGVVHSHTYYLGSCPRVEPVNDFDMSKFLGRWYVIQKFSTASSCWTYDFIRNKTDDSLKIVQSRDHVALDTIGLDNNYRYTGALDVPDLNRPGFMRVRFPMSLAGKADYVVFATDYENYGAVYSCQSILFGHRRSASILSRRPTLDQPFINKIRSKLETFGVDPHDFSIIDHTDCKTLPSTSLLNVEVNPNTFSTGNVINVAKDVGKTVEKVWITSEKLWALLSMFTI
- the LOC124188923 gene encoding apolipoprotein D-like isoform X1, translating into MAGKISIVAALMVCIAGVVHSHTYYLGSCPRVEPVNDFDMSKFLGRWYVIQKFSTASSCWTYDFIRNKTDDSLKIVQSRDHVALDTIGLDNNYRYTGALDVPDLNRPGFMRVRFPMSLAGKADYVVFATDYENYGAVYSCQSILFGHRRSASILSRRPTLDQPFINKIRSKLETFGVDPHDFSIIDHTDCKTLPSTSLLNVEVNPNTFSTGNVINVAKDVGKTVVNGVVDVAQGVGTIVNRLANSTVNSSSNAIREVEHVTAGNRPNESENL